A genomic region of Ictalurus furcatus strain D&B chromosome 29, Billie_1.0, whole genome shotgun sequence contains the following coding sequences:
- the mab21l2 gene encoding protein mab-21-like 2, protein MIAAQAKLVYQLNKYYNERCQTRKAAIAKTIREVCKVVSDVLKEVEVQEPRFISSLSEIDARYEGLEVISPHEFEVVLYLNQMGVFNFVDDGSLPGCAVLKLSDGRKRSMSLWVEFITASGYLSARKIRSRFQTLVAQAVDKCSYRDSVKMVADTSEVKLRIRERYVVQITPAFKCTGIWPRSAAQWPPPHIPWPGPNRVAEVKAEGFNLLSKECYTLAGKQSSAESDAWVLQFAEAENRLLMSGCRKKCLSILKTLRDRHLELPGQPLNGYHMKTLLLYECEKHPRESDWDEASLGDRINGVLLQLVSCLQCRRCPHYFLPNLDLFQGKATSALEAAAKQTWRLAREILTNAKSLDKL, encoded by the coding sequence ATGATCGCTGCTCAGGCGAAGCTGGTCTACCAGCTCAACAAATACTACAACGAGCGATGCCAGACGCGCAAGGCGGCCATCGCCAAGACGATCCGTGAGGTGTGTAAGGTCGTATCGGACGTCCTGAAGGAGGTAGAGGTACAGGAGCCACGCTTCATCAGCTCTCTGAGCGAGATCGACGCACGCTACGAGGGCCTCGAGGTAATCTCGCCTCATGAGTTCGAGGTCGTGCTGTACCTCAACCAGATGGGCGTCTTTAATTTTGTGGACGATGGCTCGTTGCCGGGCTGCGCTGTCCTGAAGCTGAGTGACGGCCGTAAGCGCAGCATGTCGCTCTGGGTCGAGTTCATAACCGCCTCGGGGTATCTGTCCGCGCGAAAGATTCGATCGAGATTCCAAACTCTGGTGGCGCAGGCGGTGGACAAGTGCAGCTACCGCGACTCGGTCAAGATGGTGGCCGACACGAGCGAGGTGAAGCTGCGGATTCGAGAGCGCTACGTGGTGCAGATCACTCCGGCCTTTAAGTGCACCGGGATCTGGCCACGCAGTGCCGCTCAGTGGCCTCCACCGCACATCCCGTGGCCCGGACCGAACCGGGTCGCCGAGGTCAAAGCCGAAGGATTTAATCTGCTCTCCAAAGAATGCTACACGTTAGCGGGGAAGCAAAGCTCGGCCGAGAGCGACGCCTGGGTCCTGCAGTTCGCAGAGGCAGAGAACCGGCTGCTGATGTCCGGCTGCAGGAAGAAGTGCCTGTCGATTTTAAAAACGCTCCGCGACAGGCACTTGGAGCTGCCGGGCCAGCCGCTCAATGGCTACCACATGAAGACGCTGCTGCTGTACGAGTGCGAGAAGCACCCGCGCGAGAGCGACTGGGATGAGGCGAGCCTCGGCGACCGCATCAACGGCGTCCTGCTGCAGCTCGTCTCCTGTCTGCAGTGCCGCCGGTGTCCTCACTACTTCCTCCCCAACCTCGATTTATTTCAGGGCAAAGCGACGTCAGCCCTCGAGGCGGCCGCCAAGCAGACCTGGAGACTCGCGAGGGAGATCCTGACCAACGCTAAGAGCCTGGACAAACTCTGA